In a single window of the Pieris rapae chromosome 9, ilPieRapa1.1, whole genome shotgun sequence genome:
- the LOC110997768 gene encoding cofilin/actin-depolymerizing factor homolog, which produces MASGVTVSDACKTTYEEIKKDKKHRYVVFYIRDEKQIDVETVGERNAEYDQFLEDLQKGGTGECRYGLFDFEYTHQCQGTSEASKKQKLFLMSWCPDTAKVKKKMLYSSSFDALKKSLVGVQKYIQATDLSESSQEAVEEKLRATDRQ; this is translated from the exons ATG GCGTCTGGTGTAACAGTCTCGGACGCGTGCAAGACGACGTACGAAGAGATCAAAAAAGACAAGAAGCACCGGTATGTCGTGTTCTACATTCGTGATGAGAAGCAGATCGATGTGGAAACCGTTGGAGAGAGGAACGCCGAGTACGACCAATTCCTAGAGGACCTACAGAAGGGTGGCACCGGAGAGTGCAG ATATGGCCTATTTGACTTTGAATACACCCACCAGTGTCAAGGTACCTCAGAGGCCAGCAAGAAACAGAAACTGTTCCTCATGTCATGGTGCCCAGACACCGCTAAGGTCAAGAAGAAGATGTTGTACTCTAG CTCCTTTGATGCAttgaagaaatcgcttgtcgGCGTACAAAAGTACATCCAAGCCACTGACCTCTCGGAGTCTTCTCAAGAGGCTGTTGAGGAGAAACTCCGCGCCACGGAccgtcaataa
- the LOC110997784 gene encoding uncharacterized protein LOC110997784, which translates to MRNFISKITILTFFFYLAYFNNALAFQENKTGHHNIRKPKYDIFNKPQKLATYRSFQPIIGQKPTYNKADDHNDYDLNTYDSEYGVVLSNFTSSIYDDNPPLYPNPDVIVKESKGISNIFQEKEEPDPDMDLPDDSLADADLAEHNIIDSVTYVYGFNNCHGMRDEWMVLIYVTSGLAVLFPISSILWLMWSESAAEFRRSSKLYPININLCCCLAACTLIYIQAAVGASSPSQCERIALLLHYTHITCAVWIVALGAAVAEFCTCDNLLPLKYNYLLAYGVPAIVVMFNYALSMEQYEIKHYCWMSIEKGMVMGFMIPAMILILINTAIIIVGLQSVNQKQNDLISAKIQDLVDQHLANWPKNEPGSSETLNNVCTPLPSRKNTDSSDTLDRDSNDEDNPYTTVTMGASNSDANSEEGREMKRISDKHVINLWKSMAKLSWKNGWNIEGNDLKAYLNLCLILEPFFAINWVMGVVAIENAAHWSTPTIYLILVLSMHIYLMATICTTLPIVQKKTPAPCTEVSTEPTIVRSRTTDSIPLLDPTVQQANVTPAPVDTISTISI; encoded by the exons ATGCGGAactttatatcaaaaataactattcttactttctttttttatcttGCATATTTTAACAACGCACTTG CATTTCAGGAAAATAAAACAGGACATCATAATATACGTAAGCCCAAGtacgatatttttaataaaccccAAAAGTTGGCTACGTACAGATCCTTTCAACCAATAATAGGACAGAAACCTACATATAACAAAGCTGATGATCATAATGACtatgatttaaatacttacGATTCCGAGTATGGTGTAGTGCTTTCTAACTTTACATCTTCAATATATGATGATAATCCACCGCTATATCCAAATCCTGACGTTATCGTTAAGGAAAGTAaag GTATATCGAATATATTTCAAGAAAAGGAAGAACCTGATCCAGATATGGACCTTCCGGATGATTCTTTGGCTGATGCAGACTTGGcagaacataatataatagatagcGTAACATATGTGTATGGTTTTAATAATTGCCACGGAATGCGAGATGAATGGATGGTTTTG atttatgttACAAGTGGTTTAGCCGTGTTATTTCCTATATCATCTATTTTGTGGCTTATGTGGAGTGAAAGTGCCGCAGAATTTAGAAGAAGTAGCAAGTTATATCCTATCAATATTAATCTTTGCTGTTGTCTAGCAGCTTGCACgctaatttatatacaagcgGCTGTG GGGGCATCATCTCCTTCGCAATGTGAGAGAATCGCATTGCTTCTACATTATACGCATATTACTTGTGCCGTGTGGATAGTGGCTTTGGGTGCTGCAGTTGCTGAATTCTGTACATGTGACAACTTATTGCCCCTTAAATATAACTATCTTCTAGCATATGGTGTTCCAGCGATAGTTGTTAtg tttaattatgcGCTTTCGATGGaacaatatgaaattaaacattattgctGGATGTCAATTGAAAAAGGTATGGTCATGGGTTTCATGATACCGGCAATGATTCTCATACTGATTAACACAGCCATTATCATAGTTGGCTTACAAAGTGTCAATCAAAAACAGAATGATTTAATATCGGCGAAAATTCAAGATTTGGTTGACCAGCACTTGGCAAATTGGCCAAAAAACGAACCAGGCAGTTCCGAAACGTTGAACAATGTTTGTACTCCCCTTCCTAGTCGAAAAAATACTGATAGTTCTGACACATTGGACAGAGATTCGAACGATGAAGATAATCCGTATACTACAGTAACAATGGGTGCATCCAATAGTGATGCCAATAGTGAAGAAGGAAGAGAG ATGAAAAGAATATCGGACAAGcacgtaattaatttatggaaATCAATGGCGAAACTCTCTTGGAAAAATGGATGGAATATTGAAGGCAACGATTTGAAAGCCTATTTAAACCTTTGTTTGATTCTTGAACCATTTTTTGCCATAAATTGGGTAATGGGAGTCGTTGCTATAGAAAATGCTGCGCATTGGTCAACTCCAACCATTTATCTCATTCTTGTTTTGTCAATG caCATCTACTTAATGGCTACAATATGCACAACACTACCAATTGTACAAAAGAAAACACCAGCACCATGTACGGAAGTATCTACAGAACCTACTATTGTGCGCTCAAG GACAACCGACAGCATTCCTCTTTTGGACCCAACCGTACAGCAAGCTAATGTTACACCGGCACCAGTAGACACTATTAGTactataagtatttaa
- the LOC110997776 gene encoding leucine-rich repeat protein SHOC-2 isoform X2, whose product MSAILKFIRENHILAVIEQAIAKKKSRLSLNSFEITEIPTLLYSCIELEHLYLHLNNITTIPVQITELLNLTTLTLDYNGITSLPVEIGNLKNLVNLNISYNPLKELIPEIGELENLEAFWCNKTGLREIPKEIGKLTKLDTFGARGNELKTIPEEMTQLTKLRWLTLENNQIEVLPNCMNNMEGIVHCNLRKNRLKEFPESFLKCVDLMFLQLNNNQISSLPENFDTSQVTVLEMIDLRENPICELSHLDHPLVRFSDEIPVPQDLSPSSSRPHGMAAQALAVNATALRLPAVPAPRHPDLILEMEMDASSVESEDWENSVNSSELDVHYQSDDERGDNEAVGMVLPELSRYASTAS is encoded by the exons ATGAGTGCTATCCTAAAGTTCATCCGTGAAAACCACATATTAGCAGTGATAGAACAAGCAATTGCGAAAAAGAAATCTCGCTTGAGTCTAAATTCTTTTGAAATTACCGAAATTCCTACACTGTTATACTCGTGCATTGAGCTGGAACAcctatatttacatttaaataatattacaactaTTCCAGTGCAGATTACAGAACTCTTAAACCTAACAACATTGACCCTGGATTACAATGGCATAACTTCATTGCCTGTTGAAATTGGTAACTTGAAAAATCTTGTcaatttaaacataagttataaTCCCCTAAAAGAACTTATACCAGAAATAGGTGAATTGGAGAACCTTGAAGCATTCTGGTGCAATAAAACAGGGCTACGAGAAATTCCAAAGGAAATCGGCAAGTTGACAAAACTTGATACTTTTGGAGCAAGAGGCAATGAGTTAAAAACCATACCAGAAGAAATGACTCAACTAACAAAATTAAG ATGGCttacattagaaaataatcaaatagaGGTTTTACCTAACTGTATGAATAACATGGAAGGGATAGTACACTGTAATCTTCGCAAAAATAGGCTAAAGGAATTCCCAGAGTCTTTTCTGAAATGTGTTGATTTGATGTTCTTACAGTTGAATAATAATCAG ATATCCAGTTTACCAGAGAATTTTGACACAAGTCAAGTAACAGTTTTAGAAATGATAGATTTACGAGAAAACCCCATATGTGAATTGTCACATCTA GACCACCCTTTAGTTCGCTTCTCAGATGAAATTCCAGTACCTCAAGATCTTTCCCCATCTAGCAGCCGGCCTCATGGAATGGCTGCACAGGCTTTAGCTGTTAATGCTACAGCTCTTCGGTTACCAGCAGTTCCGGCACCCAGACATCCGGATTTGATATTAG aaATGGAAATGGACGCGTCATCAGTAGAATCAGAAGATTGGGAGAACAGTGTAAATAGCTCTGAGTTAGATGTCCATTACCAGAGTGATGACGAAAGAGGTGACAATGAG GCTGTGGGTATGGTGTTGCCAGAATTGTCCCGGTACGCGTCAACAGCCAGTTAA
- the LOC110997776 gene encoding leucine-rich repeat protein SHOC-2 isoform X1, giving the protein MSAILKFIRENHILAVIEQAIAKKKSRLSLNSFEITEIPTLLYSCIELEHLYLHLNNITTIPVQITELLNLTTLTLDYNGITSLPVEIGNLKNLVNLNISYNPLKELIPEIGELENLEAFWCNKTGLREIPKEIGKLTKLDTFGARGNELKTIPEEMTQLTKLRWLTLENNQIEVLPNCMNNMEGIVHCNLRKNRLKEFPESFLKCVDLMFLQLNNNQISSLPENFDTSQVTVLEMIDLRENPICELSHLDHPLVRFSDEIPVPQDLSPSSSRPHGMAAQALAVNATALRLPAVPAPRHPDLILEMEMDASSVESEDWENSVNSSELDVHYQSDDERGDNEIAQFFQAVGMVLPELSRYASTAS; this is encoded by the exons ATGAGTGCTATCCTAAAGTTCATCCGTGAAAACCACATATTAGCAGTGATAGAACAAGCAATTGCGAAAAAGAAATCTCGCTTGAGTCTAAATTCTTTTGAAATTACCGAAATTCCTACACTGTTATACTCGTGCATTGAGCTGGAACAcctatatttacatttaaataatattacaactaTTCCAGTGCAGATTACAGAACTCTTAAACCTAACAACATTGACCCTGGATTACAATGGCATAACTTCATTGCCTGTTGAAATTGGTAACTTGAAAAATCTTGTcaatttaaacataagttataaTCCCCTAAAAGAACTTATACCAGAAATAGGTGAATTGGAGAACCTTGAAGCATTCTGGTGCAATAAAACAGGGCTACGAGAAATTCCAAAGGAAATCGGCAAGTTGACAAAACTTGATACTTTTGGAGCAAGAGGCAATGAGTTAAAAACCATACCAGAAGAAATGACTCAACTAACAAAATTAAG ATGGCttacattagaaaataatcaaatagaGGTTTTACCTAACTGTATGAATAACATGGAAGGGATAGTACACTGTAATCTTCGCAAAAATAGGCTAAAGGAATTCCCAGAGTCTTTTCTGAAATGTGTTGATTTGATGTTCTTACAGTTGAATAATAATCAG ATATCCAGTTTACCAGAGAATTTTGACACAAGTCAAGTAACAGTTTTAGAAATGATAGATTTACGAGAAAACCCCATATGTGAATTGTCACATCTA GACCACCCTTTAGTTCGCTTCTCAGATGAAATTCCAGTACCTCAAGATCTTTCCCCATCTAGCAGCCGGCCTCATGGAATGGCTGCACAGGCTTTAGCTGTTAATGCTACAGCTCTTCGGTTACCAGCAGTTCCGGCACCCAGACATCCGGATTTGATATTAG aaATGGAAATGGACGCGTCATCAGTAGAATCAGAAGATTGGGAGAACAGTGTAAATAGCTCTGAGTTAGATGTCCATTACCAGAGTGATGACGAAAGAGGTGACAATGAG ATCGCACAATTTTTTCAGGCTGTGGGTATGGTGTTGCCAGAATTGTCCCGGTACGCGTCAACAGCCAGTTAA